A genome region from Methanobacterium sp. includes the following:
- a CDS encoding DUF2769 domain-containing protein, with translation MGKIEFTAENVMKCLCSTCPVQATSDCVKGKMKKIQEMMAEDVDIATMIEPTDVPGVYCASGKATCSDLYFHEECKCVECPVFKENELMKGEPMGYFCRDGAAK, from the coding sequence TTGGGGAAAATAGAATTTACTGCGGAAAACGTGATGAAATGTCTTTGTAGCACATGTCCAGTGCAAGCTACCAGTGACTGTGTTAAAGGAAAAATGAAAAAGATTCAAGAGATGATGGCTGAAGATGTGGACATAGCGACCATGATTGAGCCCACAGATGTTCCAGGTGTCTATTGTGCCAGTGGAAAAGCAACATGCAGCGATCTCTATTTCCATGAAGAATGTAAATGCGTAGAATGTCCAGTATTTAAGGAAAATGAATTAATGAAGGGCGAACCCATGGGATACTTCTGCAGAGACGGAGCAGCAAAGTAA
- a CDS encoding NifB/NifX family molybdenum-iron cluster-binding protein — protein sequence MKNADLNGIALGKNMKNVQIVNLRTYALSIQSKKSKYLWDSRGLEEEVVVEVVGQALPGCVNVSSVDTKLPKFRECHAETINVLNAALYFVELIKNIFIMEETTMVLICVPSLDKNGLKGEISQHFGKTPYFVLINWENDKIETFQILESNGKHMGGQMTPGEFITGSGANTLLCGNLGPKAVQMLQNAGIEVYVGASGTVIGAVQDWAEGKLKQASMDSACSDGHS from the coding sequence GTGAAAAATGCGGATTTGAATGGCATAGCCCTGGGAAAGAATATGAAAAATGTCCAGATTGTAAATCTGAGGACATATGCACTATCAATACAGAGCAAGAAGTCCAAATACCTGTGGGACAGCAGGGGATTGGAAGAAGAGGTCGTGGTAGAGGTGGTGGGGCAGGCCCTCCCAGGGTGTGTAAATGTCAGCAGTGTGGATACGAAGCTCCCAAAATTCCGGGAGTGCCATGCAGAAACGATAAATGTCCTGAATGCGGCGCTCTACTTTGTGGAGCTGATTAAAAACATTTTCATAATGGAGGAAACAACAATGGTATTAATATGCGTTCCCAGTCTCGATAAAAACGGTTTAAAGGGAGAAATATCCCAGCACTTTGGAAAGACCCCCTACTTCGTTTTAATCAACTGGGAAAATGACAAAATTGAAACTTTTCAGATTCTGGAGAGTAATGGAAAACACATGGGTGGACAAATGACTCCTGGAGAGTTTATTACTGGTTCAGGCGCTAACACACTTTTATGTGGTAATTTAGGTCCTAAAGCTGTTCAAATGCTACAAAACGCGGGAATTGAAGTTTATGTTGGGGCATCAGGAACAGTAATAGGAGCAGTTCAAGATTGGGCTGAAGGAAAACTGAAACAAGCCAGCATGGACTCAGCCTGCTCAGATGGCCATAGTTAA
- a CDS encoding zinc dependent phospholipase C family protein, with protein sequence MGNMFKIVLFAGFFFLIISPVTAWEWTAHKKIVDEVYTNLPSDVQNNLKPYIAVMKEGSTYPDTISGDKVNHGYPGSYPRTNEWLDKGKVAYEKGNYKEAAWCFGVASHYISDTFSAPHCGWINDKDKYWQIGNELTPKKHDFQYSNLNNMLKYGNERGKESLTIWNKNEDRGIVQQDLNRGVSATYVAILYHAHPSMLQSPEYSQDS encoded by the coding sequence ATGGGCAATATGTTTAAAATAGTGCTATTCGCAGGTTTTTTCTTCTTAATAATATCACCGGTAACTGCTTGGGAATGGACAGCCCATAAAAAAATAGTAGATGAAGTTTATACTAACCTTCCTTCTGATGTACAGAATAATCTTAAACCTTACATTGCAGTAATGAAAGAAGGATCCACCTATCCTGACACTATCTCTGGAGATAAAGTTAACCATGGCTACCCTGGTAGCTACCCCCGGACCAATGAATGGTTGGATAAGGGGAAAGTAGCCTATGAAAAGGGAAATTATAAAGAAGCAGCCTGGTGTTTTGGTGTTGCATCTCATTACATTTCAGACACCTTCTCGGCCCCACACTGCGGATGGATCAATGATAAAGATAAGTACTGGCAAATAGGGAACGAACTAACCCCTAAAAAACATGATTTCCAGTATTCCAATCTCAATAACATGCTCAAGTATGGAAATGAAAGGGGAAAGGAAAGTCTGACCATCTGGAACAAAAATGAGGACCGTGGGATTGTTCAGCAAGACCTGAACCGGGGCGTTTCAGCCACCTACGTGGCCATACTTTACCATGCGCATCCTTCCATGCTTCAAAGCCCCGAATATTCTCAAGACTCCTAA
- a CDS encoding RidA family protein encodes MKKIDYINPENMAKPRGYSHAISVTGNHQTIYIGGQNAVDENRALVGKDSLKKQTEQVLTNIEKILEESDAKLENVVKFNIYLVPGQNPQDGFQVFQEKWGNNPNYPAITVLFVAGLGNPDWLVEIDAMAIIPE; translated from the coding sequence ATGAAAAAAATAGATTACATCAATCCCGAGAATATGGCAAAACCTAGAGGATATTCACATGCTATATCGGTTACTGGAAATCACCAGACCATTTATATCGGGGGTCAGAATGCAGTTGATGAAAACAGAGCCCTCGTAGGTAAGGATAGTCTTAAAAAACAAACAGAACAGGTTTTGACCAATATTGAGAAGATCTTAGAAGAATCAGATGCTAAACTTGAGAATGTGGTTAAGTTCAACATCTACCTGGTTCCGGGACAGAACCCACAGGATGGATTTCAAGTTTTCCAGGAAAAATGGGGAAATAATCCAAATTATCCAGCCATAACTGTTTTATTTGTAGCGGGACTTGGAAATCCAGATTGGTTGGTTGAAATTGATGCAATGGCAATAATTCCTGAATAA
- a CDS encoding bifunctional metallophosphatase/5'-nucleotidase, which produces MMGENLTILQLNDSHAYLDIHQELFWDGDHAKYKLAGGFARIATIFNKVREENPNKTLVFDCGDTIHGTYPAVKTKGEALIPILNYLDFDAMTAHWEFAYGPEHFKKLTKKLNYPMIAINCYHESDNELFFEPWIIKEVGKTRIGIIGIAATIVDKVMPASFSKGIYFTLGNQELHYYIEKLRNQEKVDLIIVISHLGFPQEMKLAREIDGIDVLLSSHTHNRLYKPVLVDNTILIQSGCHGSFIGRLDLSISHGRVVKFQHKLITVSENIQPDHEADDLVKHVLNPYNDKLNQVVGYTDTGLNRNTVLESTMDNFLLQSLLKETGAQIAFSNGWRYGAPIPPGKVTLNDLYNIIPTNPPVSTVELTGKEIWMMMEENLEHLFSRDPYNQMGGYLKRCMGINLYFKVENPPGQRIQELFVKGKKLKMNETYLAAYVTSQGVPPNYGKKKKHLDVNAVEAMQKYLSHNQPVISEIQGTVIAI; this is translated from the coding sequence ATGATGGGTGAAAATTTAACTATTTTACAATTGAATGATAGCCATGCTTATCTGGATATACATCAAGAATTGTTCTGGGACGGTGATCATGCAAAATATAAGTTAGCCGGAGGTTTCGCCAGAATTGCAACTATATTCAATAAAGTTAGAGAGGAGAATCCCAATAAAACTTTGGTTTTTGATTGTGGAGATACCATTCACGGGACTTATCCAGCGGTGAAAACCAAAGGAGAAGCTTTGATACCCATCTTAAACTATTTGGACTTCGATGCCATGACTGCACATTGGGAATTTGCATATGGACCGGAACATTTCAAAAAACTAACAAAAAAATTGAATTACCCCATGATAGCTATTAACTGCTACCATGAGTCCGATAATGAGCTTTTTTTCGAGCCATGGATTATTAAAGAGGTTGGTAAAACACGGATAGGTATTATAGGCATTGCTGCAACCATAGTTGATAAAGTCATGCCCGCGTCATTCAGTAAAGGAATATACTTCACCCTTGGTAACCAGGAATTACATTATTACATTGAAAAATTGCGAAACCAGGAGAAAGTAGATCTAATTATCGTCATCTCCCATTTAGGTTTCCCACAGGAAATGAAGTTAGCCAGGGAAATAGATGGTATAGATGTGTTATTAAGTTCACATACCCATAATCGACTTTATAAACCCGTTCTTGTGGATAATACCATCCTCATTCAATCAGGTTGTCATGGTTCTTTTATTGGACGATTAGATCTATCCATATCCCACGGAAGAGTGGTTAAATTCCAACACAAACTAATAACTGTATCCGAGAATATTCAGCCGGATCATGAGGCAGATGATCTTGTAAAACACGTTTTAAATCCTTATAATGATAAATTAAATCAGGTAGTTGGGTATACTGATACAGGCCTTAATCGTAACACCGTGTTGGAGTCTACCATGGATAATTTTCTTTTGCAAAGTCTTTTAAAGGAAACTGGTGCCCAAATAGCATTTTCTAATGGTTGGAGATATGGTGCACCAATTCCACCGGGAAAAGTTACTCTAAACGATCTTTACAATATAATTCCCACAAATCCTCCTGTTTCCACTGTGGAGTTGACTGGTAAAGAAATTTGGATGATGATGGAAGAGAACTTGGAGCATTTATTTTCTAGAGATCCTTATAATCAAATGGGAGGGTATCTAAAAAGATGCATGGGCATTAATTTATATTTTAAAGTGGAAAATCCCCCAGGACAACGTATCCAGGAACTATTTGTGAAAGGGAAAAAACTGAAAATGAATGAAACATATTTGGCAGCCTACGTTACCAGCCAGGGTGTTCCTCCCAATTATGGTAAAAAAAAGAAGCATTTAGACGTGAACGCAGTAGAAGCAATGCAAAAATACCTATCCCACAATCAACCAGTAATATCAGAAATTCAAGGTACAGTAATAGCAATCTAA
- a CDS encoding carboxymuconolactone decarboxylase family protein has translation MKIKEKHKLQKVETEFGRKLYSVKESYWIFYNGIRTIKYMFRAKRNRELSSKFIERIMLAVTEVNGCAICSYAHSKRALESGMSNEEIQKMLRGIVDDVPGDEMAGIMFAQHYADTRGNPSKESWQRIVEIYGISKATGILGSIRTIMIGNTYGIPWSSFFNRLRGRADPRSSLLYELSMMLGTILVPISSIHALISDLFRRPIISF, from the coding sequence ATGAAAATCAAAGAAAAACACAAACTCCAAAAAGTTGAAACGGAGTTTGGTAGGAAACTTTACTCAGTTAAGGAGTCTTACTGGATTTTTTATAATGGAATACGAACCATAAAATACATGTTTAGGGCTAAAAGGAACAGAGAACTAAGTTCAAAATTTATTGAAAGGATCATGCTTGCGGTAACTGAAGTAAATGGCTGTGCAATATGTTCTTACGCCCACTCCAAAAGGGCTCTTGAAAGTGGGATGAGCAATGAAGAAATTCAGAAGATGCTCAGGGGAATCGTAGATGATGTTCCTGGTGATGAAATGGCAGGGATCATGTTTGCCCAGCATTATGCAGATACTCGGGGAAACCCTTCCAAGGAATCATGGCAGCGTATTGTAGAAATTTATGGAATATCTAAGGCAACGGGTATCCTTGGTTCTATTCGCACTATCATGATTGGAAATACCTATGGAATTCCCTGGAGTTCTTTTTTCAACCGACTGAGGGGCAGAGCAGATCCAAGGAGCAGTTTGTTGTATGAGCTAAGTATGATGTTAGGAACTATTTTAGTGCCCATCTCTAGTATCCATGCTTTAATCTCTGATTTGTTTAGAAGGCCTATTATTAGTTTTTAA
- a CDS encoding MFS transporter: MDTTPTTNKKSEPGMIALATLILVAAVANLNLSVANVALPSIGFAFNASQVQINLVAVSYSLGLAASVLWFGALGDHHGRKMMLIIGTLLAIPASIIAGFAPSVEILIGARIIGGLAAGMAFPTTLALIAALWSGPKRTKSIALWSAIGAAIAALGPLISGYLLTFTNWGSVFLITLPLAVVALVMAIKFIPDHVNEEKAPVDNMGGLLSLLLLGTLILAINFAPVPNSGTLIISLLIIAAASGILFIRRQRSVENPLYDLKVASRSIFWVAACAGIIVFGALMGAMYIGQQFLQNVLSYSTLDSGLAILPAALLMILVAPQSAKLVESHGSRFTLLAGYVFCLLGFLAMLFLWQDHIPYWKVGLAYAFVGIGVGLAGTPASHSLTGSVPVKRVGMASGTADLQRDFGGAIMTSIFGALLTAGYARSIASQINNLPASAQQQITSSIEVTLQKSFSSAAALAQQNPEYSTQIINAAKYSFLAGDHWTYFAGMVAILIGAAIVFFKFPKKEEEEKLLAQYQETDVENQGK, from the coding sequence ATGGATACAACACCAACAACCAATAAAAAATCTGAACCCGGAATGATAGCTCTAGCCACCCTAATTCTGGTTGCTGCGGTTGCAAATCTGAATTTATCAGTTGCTAATGTGGCTCTCCCTTCCATAGGTTTTGCTTTTAATGCTTCACAGGTTCAGATTAATCTTGTGGCCGTGAGCTACTCCCTGGGTCTGGCCGCATCAGTTCTATGGTTTGGTGCTTTGGGTGACCATCACGGTCGAAAGATGATGCTAATCATTGGGACTCTGCTGGCTATACCCGCATCTATCATTGCGGGTTTTGCCCCCTCTGTTGAGATCCTGATTGGTGCCCGTATCATAGGTGGTTTAGCTGCAGGAATGGCTTTTCCAACCACTTTAGCACTTATAGCTGCTTTGTGGTCAGGCCCAAAACGAACAAAATCTATCGCATTATGGTCTGCCATAGGGGCTGCCATTGCCGCTCTTGGACCTTTAATCTCAGGATACTTGCTAACATTTACTAATTGGGGTTCTGTATTTTTGATTACATTACCCCTTGCCGTGGTAGCTCTAGTCATGGCAATTAAATTCATTCCAGATCATGTTAACGAGGAAAAAGCTCCAGTTGATAACATGGGAGGGTTACTGTCTCTTCTGCTTCTGGGAACATTGATTCTGGCCATTAACTTCGCCCCAGTGCCTAACTCCGGAACCCTGATAATTAGTTTATTAATCATTGCCGCTGCTTCAGGAATCTTATTTATAAGGCGCCAACGCAGTGTGGAAAACCCCCTTTATGATCTTAAAGTCGCTAGTCGTAGCATCTTCTGGGTAGCGGCGTGTGCTGGGATAATAGTTTTCGGGGCTTTAATGGGTGCCATGTATATCGGTCAGCAGTTTTTACAAAACGTTCTCAGCTACTCAACACTAGATTCCGGACTTGCAATTTTACCAGCAGCATTACTCATGATTTTAGTAGCACCACAATCCGCCAAGCTCGTTGAGTCCCATGGCTCCAGATTCACTCTGCTTGCGGGTTACGTATTCTGTTTGTTAGGTTTCCTGGCGATGTTATTCTTATGGCAGGATCACATACCCTATTGGAAGGTTGGGTTGGCTTACGCCTTTGTAGGAATTGGGGTTGGATTAGCTGGAACTCCGGCTTCCCATTCTCTTACAGGTTCAGTTCCGGTTAAACGGGTAGGTATGGCTTCAGGAACCGCAGACTTGCAACGTGATTTCGGCGGCGCAATAATGACTTCCATATTTGGAGCGCTGCTTACAGCCGGTTATGCCAGGTCAATTGCCTCACAAATTAACAATTTACCCGCTTCTGCCCAACAGCAAATTACCAGCAGCATAGAAGTGACACTTCAAAAATCATTCTCCAGTGCTGCTGCCCTTGCACAACAGAATCCAGAATATTCAACACAGATCATAAATGCTGCAAAATATTCATTTTTAGCAGGCGATCATTGGACTTACTTTGCAGGGATGGTTGCCATCCTAATCGGGGCGGCCATAGTATTCTTCAAGTTTCCGAAAAAAGAGGAAGAGGAAAAATTACTGGCCCAGTACCAAGAAACGGACGTTGAAAACCAGGGAAAATAA
- a CDS encoding Mrp/NBP35 family ATP-binding protein: protein MKSSTKKEISEEEQKKLLIQQEITIVKRMGNIDHKIAVMSGKGGVGKSTVAVNLAVAFALKDYKTGLMDVDLHGPDIPHMLGVENLSLDQSPEGILPLEVRENLEVLSIEFMLPSKGSPIIWRGPQKTGAIRQFLSDVIWGKLDVLVIDNPPGTGDEPLTVLQSVSQLDGVIMVTTPQAVAGEDVRKCVNMVKKLNIPIIGIIENMSGFTCPHCKQEIDIFGKGKGKELAEELEVPYLGSLPLETDVRENSDQGKPFILQDSEMSKKFLDIFSKIENKIQK, encoded by the coding sequence TTGAAATCAAGTACTAAAAAAGAAATTTCAGAAGAAGAACAAAAAAAACTCTTAATACAACAGGAAATTACCATAGTAAAGCGGATGGGCAATATAGATCATAAAATTGCTGTAATGAGTGGTAAAGGAGGGGTGGGAAAGTCAACCGTTGCTGTTAACCTGGCAGTAGCCTTTGCTTTAAAGGATTATAAAACCGGTTTAATGGATGTTGATCTCCACGGCCCGGATATTCCCCATATGTTAGGAGTGGAAAACTTGAGTTTAGATCAATCACCCGAGGGCATATTACCGCTTGAAGTGAGGGAGAATTTGGAAGTTTTATCAATAGAATTTATGTTACCTTCCAAAGGATCTCCCATCATCTGGAGGGGGCCTCAAAAGACTGGTGCCATAAGGCAGTTTTTATCGGATGTTATATGGGGAAAACTAGATGTTCTGGTGATAGACAATCCACCGGGAACAGGAGATGAGCCATTAACAGTCTTACAATCTGTTAGTCAACTGGATGGCGTGATCATGGTTACCACCCCACAAGCAGTGGCTGGAGAAGATGTTAGGAAATGCGTCAACATGGTTAAAAAGTTAAACATTCCAATAATCGGGATCATTGAGAACATGTCTGGTTTCACCTGCCCTCATTGTAAACAGGAAATTGATATTTTTGGAAAAGGAAAAGGAAAAGAACTGGCCGAAGAATTGGAGGTACCATATCTAGGAAGCCTCCCTCTGGAAACCGATGTTAGGGAAAATTCTGATCAGGGAAAACCATTCATCCTCCAGGATTCTGAAATGTCAAAAAAATTCTTAGACATATTCTCTAAAATTGAAAATAAGATTCAAAAATAA
- a CDS encoding NifB/NifX family molybdenum-iron cluster-binding protein, with product MKIAIAASGETLDSQASQVFGRSSHLIVVDLVDGDLKDFKSIPNPSITEGGAGIKSARFVGDEKAEALISGSVGPNAFEVLKQLEIKTYQMVPGTVEQNLTLLSQGKLEELTPSAPQGRGMGMGGRGRR from the coding sequence ATGAAAATAGCAATAGCAGCCAGTGGAGAAACACTTGATTCACAGGCCAGCCAAGTGTTTGGAAGATCATCCCACCTGATAGTGGTAGATCTGGTAGATGGAGATTTAAAAGATTTTAAGTCCATACCAAACCCCTCCATTACTGAAGGAGGTGCGGGAATAAAATCCGCTAGATTTGTGGGAGATGAAAAAGCAGAGGCCCTCATATCTGGATCAGTGGGTCCTAATGCCTTTGAAGTTCTTAAACAACTAGAAATAAAGACTTACCAAATGGTTCCAGGAACTGTTGAACAAAATCTGACTCTCCTGTCCCAGGGCAAACTGGAGGAACTTACACCATCTGCTCCCCAAGGACGTGGCATGGGAATGGGGGGAAGAGGAAGAAGATAA
- a CDS encoding PAS domain S-box protein gives MADITILLVEDESIEAMDIKRTLESFGYQVPYVASSGQEAIDKALELKPDLILMDIVLKGKVDGIDAVSEIKNLNIPVIYLTAHSEDSTIERAKLTGPYGYIIKPYDQIELKYAIELAIYKNRMEKELKESEAKYRLLVEGQTDLVVKVDTEGRLLFVSPSYCEIFGKKEEELLGKKFMPLVHEDDHKTTEESLACVWKHPYTCYHEQRAMTKDGWRWLAWSDKAVLDEDKNVIAIVGVGRDITPQKKAEKALQESEEKLRLKLDKILSPDYKVEKEEFKNIINTQELQTLMDYFYDLTSMGVAILDLDGNILVATGWQDICTHFHRVSEASCKNCLESDIYLTEDLKPGEYRIYKCKNNMWDMVTPIIVGEKHMGNLFLGQFFFDDEKTDYSLFEAQAEKFGFDKEKYLKALDQVPRWNRKQVNAVMKFYSKFAQMISKLSFGNIKLAKTLSDYKRAQNELRESEEFLNNIVENIPNMIFVKNADDLSFKRVNKAGESYFGHKTDELIDKSDYDLFPKNVADSYTREDRKVLQSRELLDIPEETIETRDGSQRLLHTKKIPILDKEGNPQYLLKISEDITEFKLAEEDLAVSEKRYRAVFENSGSPILTFNNEGTILMVNSEWERISGYSREEVEGKMKWMDLVHPDYREMMIKYHHQRLTEPDSVPNKYETAFTSKNGAKLVMYVMVVELPGTDSWLASALDITDLKKTEKSLERNVLRFRALAENAIDGIITTDAHGNILYFNNSLMEMFGYNQDELESSQLPKLMPKRYQEKFITSLKKFRTTGEHHLAGRTIETVGLKKDGTEFPFEMSLTMWEIDEEVYFTSIIRDISERKEIEKSLTASEKKYRALFESDPDYTILLSLEGHLIDVNQAAINITGFTKDELVGKHFMDLKIFPEEELRLHLKRFMSLSKGENLAPFESRIYDANGEIRLIEVKQTFIKLDDKIEYILLICSDITQRKKAEDEIRSSLNEKEVLLQEIHHRVKNNMQIISSLLNLQKRHVNEEESINVLMESRNRVKSMAMIHEKLYQSGNLTDLKFSEYIPRLVSDLLYSYNIPQDQIKIVIKVEDVKLNIETAVPCGLIINELVSNIFKHAYPGGREGKLEISLKKDHDNFELIICDEGIGFPEELDFKNTETLGLQLVNNLVEQLDGEINLDQSQGTEFKIIFKELKYKERV, from the coding sequence ATGGCTGATATTACAATACTCTTAGTAGAAGATGAGAGCATAGAAGCCATGGATATAAAAAGAACTTTAGAATCCTTTGGTTACCAAGTTCCTTATGTTGCTTCTAGTGGTCAGGAAGCTATAGATAAAGCATTAGAACTCAAACCAGACCTTATTTTAATGGACATAGTTTTGAAGGGAAAAGTTGATGGTATTGATGCGGTTTCTGAGATTAAAAATTTAAATATCCCTGTTATTTACTTAACTGCCCATTCTGAAGATTCTACAATTGAACGAGCCAAACTTACAGGACCCTATGGATATATTATAAAACCTTACGATCAAATTGAACTTAAATATGCCATAGAACTCGCCATTTACAAAAATCGGATGGAAAAAGAATTAAAAGAAAGTGAAGCCAAATATCGGCTCCTTGTAGAAGGTCAAACAGATCTGGTGGTTAAAGTAGATACCGAAGGTCGATTGCTTTTTGTAAGCCCCAGTTACTGTGAAATATTCGGGAAAAAGGAAGAAGAATTATTGGGTAAGAAATTCATGCCCCTAGTTCACGAAGATGATCATAAAACAACTGAAGAATCACTGGCATGCGTTTGGAAACATCCTTATACTTGTTACCATGAGCAACGCGCCATGACTAAGGATGGATGGCGCTGGCTGGCCTGGTCTGACAAGGCAGTTCTGGACGAAGATAAAAATGTCATTGCAATAGTTGGAGTTGGCAGAGACATCACCCCACAAAAAAAGGCAGAAAAAGCCCTTCAAGAGAGTGAGGAGAAGTTAAGATTAAAACTCGATAAAATTCTTTCTCCAGATTACAAGGTTGAGAAGGAAGAATTCAAAAATATAATCAACACCCAAGAATTACAAACCTTAATGGACTATTTTTATGACTTAACCAGCATGGGTGTTGCCATCTTGGATTTAGACGGAAATATTCTGGTTGCCACTGGTTGGCAAGATATATGCACCCATTTCCACAGAGTCAGTGAAGCAAGCTGTAAAAACTGTCTGGAAAGTGACATTTACCTGACAGAAGATTTGAAACCAGGTGAGTACAGGATTTACAAGTGCAAAAATAACATGTGGGACATGGTAACACCCATAATTGTGGGCGAAAAGCATATGGGAAACTTATTTCTAGGACAATTCTTTTTTGATGATGAAAAAACTGATTATTCCCTATTTGAAGCACAGGCTGAAAAATTTGGCTTTGACAAAGAAAAATATTTGAAAGCCCTGGATCAGGTCCCTAGATGGAATAGAAAACAAGTTAATGCTGTAATGAAATTTTATTCTAAATTTGCGCAGATGATTTCCAAACTGAGTTTCGGTAACATTAAACTGGCAAAAACCCTTTCTGATTATAAAAGGGCTCAAAATGAACTTAGAGAAAGTGAGGAATTTCTGAATAACATAGTGGAAAATATTCCAAACATGATTTTTGTAAAAAATGCAGATGACCTTAGTTTCAAACGTGTTAATAAGGCAGGAGAATCCTATTTTGGGCATAAAACTGATGAACTAATTGATAAAAGTGATTATGATTTATTCCCAAAAAATGTAGCCGACTCTTACACCCGAGAAGATAGGAAAGTTCTCCAAAGCAGGGAACTATTGGATATCCCTGAAGAGACTATTGAAACCAGGGATGGAAGTCAAAGACTTTTACACACCAAGAAAATTCCCATACTTGACAAGGAGGGTAATCCACAATATCTACTGAAGATATCAGAGGACATTACTGAGTTTAAACTAGCGGAGGAAGATTTGGCAGTTTCTGAAAAGAGATACAGGGCAGTATTTGAAAATAGTGGATCTCCAATTTTAACCTTCAACAATGAGGGCACCATTCTCATGGTTAACTCTGAATGGGAAAGAATCAGTGGTTATTCCCGTGAAGAAGTGGAGGGTAAAATGAAATGGATGGATTTAGTCCATCCGGATTACCGAGAAATGATGATTAAATATCATCACCAGCGTTTAACAGAACCGGATTCCGTGCCAAACAAATATGAAACAGCTTTCACCAGCAAAAATGGAGCCAAACTAGTTATGTATGTTATGGTAGTTGAACTTCCAGGGACTGATAGCTGGTTAGCATCTGCTTTAGACATCACAGATCTTAAAAAAACTGAAAAATCATTGGAAAGAAATGTTTTACGTTTCCGTGCTTTAGCTGAAAATGCTATTGATGGTATTATAACCACCGATGCCCATGGAAATATACTGTACTTCAACAACAGTTTAATGGAAATGTTTGGTTACAACCAGGATGAACTGGAAAGTTCCCAACTCCCCAAACTAATGCCTAAAAGGTATCAGGAAAAATTTATAACGAGTCTTAAAAAATTCCGGACAACTGGTGAACACCACTTAGCAGGGCGAACTATAGAAACAGTCGGTCTTAAAAAAGATGGTACTGAGTTCCCATTTGAAATGTCCCTTACTATGTGGGAAATTGATGAAGAAGTCTACTTCACATCCATCATAAGAGATATAAGTGAGCGTAAGGAAATTGAAAAATCTTTAACTGCCAGCGAGAAAAAGTACAGGGCTCTTTTTGAATCTGATCCAGATTATACCATCCTTTTAAGTTTAGAGGGTCATTTAATAGATGTAAATCAAGCTGCAATTAATATCACTGGTTTTACCAAAGATGAGTTGGTTGGAAAACATTTTATGGATTTGAAGATTTTCCCTGAAGAAGAACTCAGGTTACACTTAAAACGGTTTATGAGTTTATCAAAAGGCGAAAATTTAGCTCCTTTTGAATCCAGAATTTATGATGCTAATGGTGAAATTAGGTTAATTGAGGTTAAACAAACCTTCATCAAACTGGATGATAAAATTGAATATATTTTGTTGATATGTAGCGATATAACCCAGCGTAAAAAGGCGGAAGATGAAATCAGATCATCCCTGAATGAAAAAGAAGTTTTACTTCAGGAGATTCATCATCGAGTTAAAAACAATATGCAGATTATTTCCAGCCTTCTGAACCTTCAAAAACGACATGTTAACGAAGAAGAATCCATAAATGTGCTCATGGAGAGTAGGAACCGGGTTAAATCCATGGCCATGATCCATGAAAAACTCTATCAATCCGGTAATTTAACAGACCTTAAATTCAGTGAATACATCCCCAGACTAGTTTCCGATTTACTATACTCCTACAACATTCCCCAAGACCAGATAAAAATTGTGATAAAAGTCGAAGATGTTAAATTAAATATTGAAACAGCAGTCCCCTGTGGGCTTATAATAAACGAACTTGTATCTAACATCTTCAAACACGCATATCCGGGAGGAAGAGAAGGTAAACTTGAAATTTCTCTTAAAAAAGACCATGACAATTTTGAGTTGATAATTTGTGATGAGGGTATTGGGTTCCCAGAAGAACTTGACTTTAAGAACACTGAAACATTGGGCCTTCAACTGGTGAATAATTTAGTTGAACAGTTAGATGGTGAAATAAACCTTGACCAGAGCCAGGGTACAGAATTTAAAATCATCTTCAAAGAATTAAAATACAAAGAAAGAGTTTAA